Genomic DNA from Desulfomicrobium macestii:
TTGTGGGGTATTCGCCGGAACGCATCAATCCAGGAGACAAGGAACATACCCTGATCCGGATCACCAAAGTTGTTTCCGGGGACACGCCCGAGACGCTGGACAAGGTCTCCCGGCTGTACGGCTCCATCATAACCGCCGGAGTTTATCCCACCGAGAGTATCAAGGAAGCCGAGGCCGCCAAGGTTATCGAAAACACGCAGCGGGATCTGAACATCGCGCTCATGAATGAGCTGGCCATTATCTTCGACACGCTGGGCATCGACACCCTGAACGTGCTCAAGGCCGCGGGCACCAAGTGGAACTTCCTCCCGTTTCGTCCGGGCCTGGTAGGCGGGCACTGTATCGGCGTGGACCCCTACTACCTGACCTACCGCGCCGAAATGGCCGGCTACCACCCCCAGGTCATCCTTGCCGGCCGCCGCATCAACGACAACATGGGCAAGTTCATTGCCGAAAAGACCATCAAGCTGATGATCTCCTCGGGGCAGAACATCAAGGGCGTCAAGGTCGGCGTCCTGGGGCTGACCTTCAAGGAGGATTGTCCGGACCTTCGCAACTCCAAGGTGGTGGACATCATTTCAGAGCTTGAATCCTTCGGGGTCGAGGTGCTGGTGCATGACCCCATGGCGGACCCGGCCGAGGCCAGGGAGCATTACGGGGTCGAGCTGGTTGGGCTGGAGAGGATGCGTTGCCTTGGAGCGATGGTGATTGCGGTTGCGCATGCTGCATACAGGGACATGGGTGCAGGGTCTTTCCATTCGATGATCTGCGATGACGGCCATATCGTGGACGTGAAAGGGCTCTTAAACGGAACGGATGCGGGCGATAACGGCAGGAATATCTGGAGATTGTGAGGATTTATGAATGGTGATTGGTGAATAGATAGGACGAATAAAATTATCGATGATAATTTTTAAAACTTCTTCCCAATCACAAATCACTATTCACCAATCACCAACATCCTCCATACATCAGATGCGGGTCGCCTGCTCAATGACCTTTTCCGCCCACTTGTTCAGGCTTTGGCTTTCATGGGCTGCCTTGCGGAGTGCCGCCGCGTGAACCTGAGGATTGATGCGCAGCATCAGGCGACCGCTGGCCGGTTTTTCGGGTTTCTGATTCAGTTTTTCGCAGGCCGCTATATAGTCATCGATGGCGGTGTGGAATGCGGTCTGGAACTCGTGGACGGACTCGGCATGGAAGACTATGACATCTTCGATGTCTAAAATCTTGCCCACAAGAATGTTGTCTTCCGCGTCAAAGTCCATGCGGGCGGTGTACCCTTTATATTTCAAGGCGTTCATGGTTTGACCCCCAGGGTTGTAAGATATTCACGAACAGCACGAACGCGGTAGCGCAGAGATTCACGTTGCGGGTGTGGCCGGTGGAAGTGAGCGCGCTTGCCGCCCTTTTCGAAGGTCACCGATGAACCGCTTCCCTCGAGGATTTGGCAGCCCAGAGCGACAAGCAACGCCTCAATCCTTGCCCATTCCAGACCACCGTTCACGGGATCGGAAAAAATGGCTTCAAGCGTTTTCCTGTGTTTGCTGTTCATGATTCAGTGATAGCGCTTTTCTTGATAAATGCAAGCAGTGAGCGGAGGCGCGGCTCTCCACGATTTATCAAAGCCGTATCCCCGCCTTCTCGCAGTTTCCTAATCGCCAATCACC
This window encodes:
- a CDS encoding nucleotide sugar dehydrogenase encodes the protein MDKAVIAVVGLGYVGLPLAVEFGKYTRTIGFDLSEQKVANYTSHIDAMGEVDSAGFAAAVHFEPTTDPALLRQADYVIVAVPTPIGKDRRPDLSPVESAAQIVGSNLKPGAIVIFESTVYPGVTEEICVPILERMSGLVWKKDFFVGYSPERINPGDKEHTLIRITKVVSGDTPETLDKVSRLYGSIITAGVYPTESIKEAEAAKVIENTQRDLNIALMNELAIIFDTLGIDTLNVLKAAGTKWNFLPFRPGLVGGHCIGVDPYYLTYRAEMAGYHPQVILAGRRINDNMGKFIAEKTIKLMISSGQNIKGVKVGVLGLTFKEDCPDLRNSKVVDIISELESFGVEVLVHDPMADPAEAREHYGVELVGLERMRCLGAMVIAVAHAAYRDMGAGSFHSMICDDGHIVDVKGLLNGTDAGDNGRNIWRL
- a CDS encoding type II toxin-antitoxin system HicB family antitoxin, with amino-acid sequence MNALKYKGYTARMDFDAEDNILVGKILDIEDVIVFHAESVHEFQTAFHTAIDDYIAACEKLNQKPEKPASGRLMLRINPQVHAAALRKAAHESQSLNKWAEKVIEQATRI
- a CDS encoding type II toxin-antitoxin system HicA family toxin, encoding MNSKHRKTLEAIFSDPVNGGLEWARIEALLVALGCQILEGSGSSVTFEKGGKRAHFHRPHPQRESLRYRVRAVREYLTTLGVKP